The DNA window TCACCGGCATTCTGACCCTGGCGGACGTGTGTCGATTGTACGCCGAGGCCCTCTCGGGGCACTTCCCGCAAAAGTCTCGCCCCTGAGACCGGCGGCACCCGCAGCCCGCGGCGATCAGCTGGGCAAGACGAAGTGCGCACCGAGCAATCGGGCGGTGAACGTCGCACGAAGATAGAAGCCCTTGGGACCGGTATCGAAGACCGCACCGTCCTTGTCGATACCCGAGCGGCGAGCGCGCGAATTGGCGGCTTTGGGTCGCACCTGCAGGCACTTGCCCAGGTGTCCGGTCAGGCTCTCGACGTCGCCGCGACCGATCAGACCTGCGAGCTCTTCCCAGTCGAAGCGAAGCTCCGCTTCCTCCTCGGGGCTCGGGCTCCAGAGCAACGGCTCACCAACGTGTCGGACTGCGGGCGCGAGGGCGCGCTCCCCTTCGACGGGCACCCAGAGAACGCGACCGAGCTTGCGAAATACCGGTGAGTCGCGCCACTCGAGATCGGCGACGGCAGTGAGGGGGATCGTACACACGAAGGTCGACTCACACGGACGCCCGCGACCATCGACCGGCAGCGTCTTCAGCTCGACGCCGATCTCCGAAAAGTCGGGCACGGGTCGCGACCCGGCATTGGCACCAAGAGCTTGCTCGATCAAGCTGCCAACGAAGCCCTTGGCACGACGGAGATCCGCCGGGCAGACGACACCGAGCTCGCGGGCGAGATCACCGAGCTTTCGGCCCGCCAGAGCCCGAGCGCGGCACAGCACTTCGGCTTCGGTCTTTGGCGGGGAAATCGTCACCAGGGCGAGCATAACCAATGCCGATTGGTTGCACCGCGCTCGCTTCGACGATAGTCCGAAGGCACCGATGAAACACCCCTCGCTGCTCTGCCTGTCGGCCGCTCTGCTCGCATGCGCGAGCCGAGAAGAGGCCGGTCCGGCGCCGAGTCGAGCGGCAGCAGCTTCGGCGGACCCAGCAACGCAGTCCCCGACGAGCTCGGTGAGCGCGATTGCTCCCGCGCCGGAGCCATCCAGCAACCCCCAAAAGGCCCTGGCAAAAGCCGCGGAAGAGCCCCGTGTCTACGCCAAGACTCGCTTCGTCTGGATCAGCCCCGAGCCGAACGCCTCAGGCTGGGTCGGCTTCATGTGGTTCGGCGGCTCGGCGAAGCTCAAGGATCCCGAGCCAAAGAACGGCCCCGGGTGCACGAAATGGTACGCCATCGAACCGCGCGGTTACGTGTGTGTGGATGGTGTGCGCGCGACGCTCGATGCCAACGACCCGGAGCTCGTGGCGATGCGCCCCTACGCGCCGAACATGTCGAGCGCCTGGCCCCACCAGTACGCGGAGTCGCGGGGTGTCTACCGATATCCAGAGATCCCGAAACATTCCGAGCAGCGCATGCGGGAGTGGGATCTCCAAGACCATCTGGCGCGGATCGAAGACGCAAAACAAAAGGACAAACGCCACACGTCGCTCGTCGGCGTGGATCTCAATCCGGCGAAGACGCCGGCGTTCTCACTCGGTAAGCTGCCTTCGACCGTGCACGAACCGCGCTCGCGGCTGACACCGCTCTCGACCGTCGCCTACAGCGCGGAGGCCGTGTCAGAGGACCGCAGCTGGTTGCTCAGCGCCGATCTGCTCTGGGTGCCCAAGGACCGAGTCGTTCCATACAAGAAAGTCACGTTCGCGGGGGTGCACCTCGGCAAAGACGTCAAGCTGCCGCTGGCGTTCTTCCGCAGCCAAGACCGCTCGAAGTTCAAGGACGAGAACGGCAAGCTCATCGAGACGACAGAACGCTTCCCGCGCTTGAGCCACGTGGAGCTCAGCGGCGCCAAGAGAGAGCAAGAGCGCGTGACGTACCTGGAGACCCGCGAGCCGGGCATCTGGGTAAAAAAGACGGACGCCGTGGTGCCGACGCCGCAGGAAAAAACCCCGTGGGGTGCGCCGGTCGGAGGTCCCGACACCAAGGAAGGCCCGGCGGGCAGGCGCACGTGGATCGAGTCGAGTGTGTGGGGAGGCTGGATGATCGCCTTCGAGGGCACACTACCGGTCTTTGCGACGCTCATCGCCCCAGGGCGCGGCGGCACTCCGGCAAAAGGCATCGATCCGATCGAGACGGCGGCGACCCCCGTCGGCGTGTTCCCGATCACCGGGAAGTTTGCGACCGCCACGATGGTGGCGCCCGGCGAGTTCATCCACTCGGACGTGCCCTGGGCGCAGAACTTTCACGGCCCGCACGCGCTGCACGGGGCGTACTGGCACGACGACTGGGGCGACCGCAAGAGCGGCGGCTGCGTCAACGTGTCGCCCATCGACGGCAAGTGGCTCTTCGAATTCACCGAACCCCCGATGCCGGAGGGCTGGCACGGTGTGCGCTGGCGCCCGAACGTCGAACCGGCAACCACGTTCATCGTACATCAGTGAGCACGCCCGGAGCGCCGCGCCCGAACACGACTACGAGCAGGGGCTGCTTGGCCTGCAAACCCTGGCGAATCGACGGAGCGTACTACCAGCCCCTTGGCACGACCGGAGCGACGGGAAGCGGGTCGAGGAACGCACTCCGTGCCAGGTCCGGACAGTTCGCGCGCCCGTGCCCGAAATAGTCATTGCGACCCACATCGAGATACTCGGGTCTCCAGGGCGACCCGCCGGCGTACATCAGATCACGTGGGTCGTCGGAGGTGTGACCGGCGCGGGTGTGCCGTAGCTGGAATGGGAAGACCGGCGATGGGAACTAACACCGCCCCGGCGGCAGCGGAGTGCCAAGCTCGCTGGCGAGCTCT is part of the Myxococcales bacterium genome and encodes:
- the mutH gene encoding DNA mismatch repair endonuclease MutH; the protein is MLALVTISPPKTEAEVLCRARALAGRKLGDLARELGVVCPADLRRAKGFVGSLIEQALGANAGSRPVPDFSEIGVELKTLPVDGRGRPCESTFVCTIPLTAVADLEWRDSPVFRKLGRVLWVPVEGERALAPAVRHVGEPLLWSPSPEEEAELRFDWEELAGLIGRGDVESLTGHLGKCLQVRPKAANSRARRSGIDKDGAVFDTGPKGFYLRATFTARLLGAHFVLPS
- a CDS encoding L,D-transpeptidase; protein product: MKHPSLLCLSAALLACASREEAGPAPSRAAAASADPATQSPTSSVSAIAPAPEPSSNPQKALAKAAEEPRVYAKTRFVWISPEPNASGWVGFMWFGGSAKLKDPEPKNGPGCTKWYAIEPRGYVCVDGVRATLDANDPELVAMRPYAPNMSSAWPHQYAESRGVYRYPEIPKHSEQRMREWDLQDHLARIEDAKQKDKRHTSLVGVDLNPAKTPAFSLGKLPSTVHEPRSRLTPLSTVAYSAEAVSEDRSWLLSADLLWVPKDRVVPYKKVTFAGVHLGKDVKLPLAFFRSQDRSKFKDENGKLIETTERFPRLSHVELSGAKREQERVTYLETREPGIWVKKTDAVVPTPQEKTPWGAPVGGPDTKEGPAGRRTWIESSVWGGWMIAFEGTLPVFATLIAPGRGGTPAKGIDPIETAATPVGVFPITGKFATATMVAPGEFIHSDVPWAQNFHGPHALHGAYWHDDWGDRKSGGCVNVSPIDGKWLFEFTEPPMPEGWHGVRWRPNVEPATTFIVHQ